One window of the Canis aureus isolate CA01 chromosome 1, VMU_Caureus_v.1.0, whole genome shotgun sequence genome contains the following:
- the FCAR gene encoding LOW QUALITY PROTEIN: immunoglobulin alpha Fc receptor (The sequence of the model RefSeq protein was modified relative to this genomic sequence to represent the inferred CDS: inserted 2 bases in 2 codons; substituted 2 bases at 2 genomic stop codons), which produces MGARSAQMEGFYDKPFLSAAQSALVKLGEKISLQXNSAHIPLDIFSLTREGGATLSXTQNGEHQGTFILGPVNQSFSGNYRCYDWHSGSPYVWSXPSDALQLVVTDLVNQDYTMGNLIXMSVAGLALLAILVENWHSHHAPNKENWPDFPELSQSKQEC; this is translated from the exons ATGGGGGCTCGGTCAGCCCAGATGGAGG GTTTCTACGACAAACCCTTCCTCTCTGCTGCCCAGAGCGCCTTGGTGAAGCTAGGGGAGAAGATCTCATTACAGTGAAATTCAGCACACATCCCACTTGATATATTTTCACTGACCAGGGAAGGAGGAGCCACCCTTT TAACCCAAAATGGGGAACATCAAGGCACCTTTATTCTAGGTCCTGTGAACCAAAGCTTCTCAGGGAACTACAGGTGCTATGATTGGCACAGTGGCAGCCCTTATGTGTGGT GCCCTAGTGATGCCCTGCAGCTTGTGGTCACAG ATCTAGTGAACCAAGATTACACGATGGGGAATTTGATCTGAATGAGTGTAGCTGGGCTGGCTCTCCTGGCCATACTGGTTGAAAATTGGCATAGTCATCACGCTCCAAACAAGGAAAACTGGCCAGATTTTCCTGAACTGAGCCAGAGTAAACAGGAATGTTAG